Genomic window (Methanocaldococcus sp.):
TCTTTTAGATTATCCCACTCTGGGAGTTTTTCTTCTCCTTTTATAACATTTTCAAAAGTTTCTACAATATAACCAAATACTATAAAATCAACAATTGGAATATATATTAAAACACTTCCAATTATAATTTTTATTACCCATTTTTCATCTTTCATAGGAAAATTTAAACATTCGATAAACATAATTTACCTCCTAATATTATTAATATAGGATAACTTTATATAATAAATATAGCAATATAAATGCCACAAATATTGTTTTCTATATTGTTTCCTATTCTATTTTAAAATAGATATAATGAGGGATAAGAATGGTTAAAATAACTGATACTACTTTTAGAGATGCACAACAATCCTTAATAGCCACAAGGATGAGAACTGAGGATATGTTGCCAATTGCCGAAAAGATGGATGAAGTTGGGTTCTATTCTATGGAAGTTTGGGGAGGAGCTACTTTTGATGTCTGTATTAGATATTTAAATGAAGATCCTTGGGAGAGGTTAAGAGAGTTAAAAAAGAGGATTCAAAATACTCCATTACAGATGCTTTTAAGGGGGCAGAATTTGGTTGGTTATAGGCATTACCCTGACGATATAGTTGAAAAATTTGTAATTAAAGCATACGAAAATGGAATTGATATATTTAGAATTTTTGATGCCTTGAATGATGTAAGAAATATGATAACTGCTATAAAGACTGCTAAAAGAGTAGGGGCAGAGGTTCAAGGGGCGATATGTTACACAATAAGTCCAGTTCATACAATTGATCAGTATGTAGAATTAGCAAAAAAGTTGGAGGAATTAGGTTGTGATACAATATACATTAAAGATATGGCAGGATTATTAACACCTTATGAAGGTTATGAGTTAGTTAAAAGACTTAAAGAAGAAGTTTCAGTCCCTGTTGGGGTTCATAGTCACTGCACAAGTGGATTGGCTCCGATGACATACATAAAGGTTATTGAGGCAGGGGCAGATATTGTAGATTGTGCAATATCTCCATTTGCTATGGGAACTTCTCAACCACCAACAGAGAGTATCGTGGCGGCGTTAAAAGGAACTAAATACGATACAGGATTGGATTTAAAATTATTAAATGAAATTAGAGATTACTTTATGAAGGTTAGAGAAAAATACAAAATGTTAATATCCCCAATCTCCCAAATTGTAGATGCAAGAGTTTTAATATACCAAGTTCCAGGGGGAATGTTGTCAAACTTAATTTCACAACTTAAAGAGCAGGGTGCCTTAGATAAACTTGAAGATGTCCTAAAAGAAATACCAAGAGTTAGAAAAGATTTAGGTTATCCTCCATTGGTTACTCCTACATCTCAAATTGTTGGAACTCAGGCAGTTTTGAATGTCTTAACTGAGGAAAGATATAAAATTATCACTAATGAAGTTGTTAATTATGTAAAAGGATATTATGGAAAGCCACCAGCACCAATAAATCCAGAATTATTAAAGAGAGTTTTAGATGAAGGAGAAAAACCTATTACATGCAGACCTGCTGATTTATTAGAACCAGAATGGGAAAAGGTAAAGAAGGAAGCAGAAGAAAAAGGCATTGTGAAAAAAGAAGAAGATATCTTAACATATGCTCTATATCCACAAATAGCAGTTAAATTCTTAAGAGGAGAGTTAAAACCTGAACCAATACCAAAAGAGAAAGATATAAGAAAGATTTTAGAAATTCCAACAGAGTATATTGTTGAAGTTGATGGAGAAAAGTTCGAAGTTAAAATTGAGCCAAAGATAGGAACTGAATTGAAAAGAAAGAAAGAAATTATTACTGCTGAAATTGAAGGAGCAGTAACATCTCCATTTAGAGGAATTGTAACAAAAATTAAAGTTAAAGAAGGAGATAGAGTTAAAAAAGGAGATGTTATTGTTGTATTAGAGGCTATGAAGATGGAGCATCCAATAGAAAGCCCTGTTGAAGGAACTGTTGAGAAGATATTAATTGACGAAGGAGATGCCGTAAATGTAGGAGATGTAATTATGATTATAAAATAATCTAAATAATTCAATTAACCTTTTTTATGTTAGGGTGGAAAGTATGTTTAACAAGGTTTTAATTGCGAATAGGGGAGAAATTGCCATTAGAATTATAAGAGCATGTTGGGAACTTGGAATAAAAACTGTTGCAGTATATTCTAAGGCAGATAAAAAATCTTTACATGTTTCTTTGGCAGATGAGTCATACTGTATAGGAGAACCTCCAGCGGCGAAGAGTTATTTAAATATGGAAGCAATCCTAAATGTTGCTGAAAAGGCAAAAGTTGATGCAATTCATCCAGGATATGGATTCTTAGCAGAAAATGCTGAATTTGCAAGGGCTGTAAAAAAGGCAGGTTTTGAATTTATTGGGCCTAATCCAGATGCCATAGAGGCAATGGGTAGTAAAATTAATGCTAAAAAAATTATGAGAAAGGCCGGAGTTCCTTTAATACCTGGAAGTGAAGGGGCTGTTGAAGATGTTGATGAGGCAATAGAAATTGCGGAACAGATAGGATTTCCAGTTGTTGTAAAGGCCTCCGCTGGCGGTGGCGGAATGGGAATGAGTGTTGCCTATAATAAAGAGGAATTAAAAGAAGTTATTGAGTCAGCAAGAAATATTGCAAAAAGTGCATTTGGAGACCCAACGGTATTTATTGAAAAATACTTAGAGAATCCAAGACATATAGAGATACAGTTATTAGGAGATAAGCATGGAAATATTATTCATTTAGGAGATAGAGAGTGTTCAATTCAAAGAAGACATCAAAAGTTGATAGAGGAGGCTCCGTCTCCAATAATGACTGAAGAGTTAAGAGAAAGGATGGGGGAGGCTGCAATCAAAGCAGGTAAGGCAATAAATTACGATAGTGCAGGGACTGTTGAATTTTTATATGAAAATGGTAACTTTTACTTCTTAGAGATGAATACAAGGATTCAGGTTGAGCATACAGTTACAGAACAAGTTACTGGAATTGATTTAGTTAAGGCTATGATTAGAATAGCGGCAGGAGAGGAGTTAAATATAAAGCAAGAAGATGTTAAGATAAGAGGACATGCTATTGAGTGTAGAATTAACGCGGAAGATCCTTTAAATGATTTTGTTCCTTGCTCTGGAAAAATAAAACTTTATAGATCTCCTGGAGGGCCAGGAGTTAGAATAGATAGTGGAGTTTGTGGGGGAGCTGAAATTCCACCATATTACGATCCAATGATTGCAAAATTAATAACATATGGAAATAGTAGAGAGGAGGCAATAGCAAGGATGAGAAGGGCTTTAAAAGAATATGTTATTGTTGGTGTTACCACAAATATTCCATTTCATAGAGCTGTTTTAGAAGAGGAAAACTTCTTAAAAGGAAATTTATCAACACACTATGTTGAACAAAATATGCCTAAATTAAAGAAATTGATGGTCAAATATGCTTTAGAATCAAGAGATCTATATAGTGTTGTTTCAGAAAAAGTCTTTGAAAAAAACAAAAAGATTGCTGCAGCAATTGGTGGTATATCAATGCATATTAACCTTATAATAAAAGAAAATAATCAAGAATATAAAGGAGAGTAATATTTATATAACATAAAGAAATAGTTATAAAAAACCTCTTTAATGAAATTAGTTAAAGGTGATAAAATGCCAGGAACTAAGCAAGTTAATGTTGGTTCATTGAAAGTAGGACAGTATGTTATGATTGATGGAATCCCATGTGAAATTGTAGATATCAGTGTTTCAAAGCCAGGAAAACACGGAGGAGCTAAGGCAAGAGTAGTAGGAATTGGGCTATTTGAGAAAGTTAAAAAAGAATTCGTTGCTCCAACATCAAGTAAAGTAGAAGTTCCAATAATCGACAGAAGAAAGGGACAAGTTTTAGCAATTATAGGAGATATGGTTCAAATAATGGACTTACAAACTTATGAAACCTTAGAATTACCAATTCCAGAAGGTATTGAAGGTTTAGAACCAGGATGTGAAGTAGAGTATATAGAGGCAGTTGGTCAGTATAAAATAGCAAGAGTTCTTGGAGGAAATAAATAAATTATTTAAATTTCAAAAACACCATTTACAGTTCTTATATTGACATTATTTATATATTTCTTTGCTATTTTTCCCAATTCTCTTAGTTCTTTTTCTTTTGGAGAGGGTAGTTTTCTAAATTCTTTATTATAAGCATCTTTTGGTTCAAATTGTTGAATAACATATAAATCACAATTTTTAACAGTTTTTGCTATTTCCTTAATATCACTTTTATCCATAACCTTTGGAACATATGTAGTTCTACATTCAACAAATACATTATTTTTTTTACATAAATCAATAATTTTTAATATTTTATTTTTAATAGTTTCTCCATCTTCTTTACATTTTGTAAATTCCTTATATTTGTCAAATCTACATTTTACATCAACAGCTACATAATCAATAAGATTGTGATTTATTAAATATTCAATAACTTCTGGATTAGTTCCATTAGTGTCAATTTTCACTGGAAATCCATTTTTTTTCGCATATCTTGCTATTTCAATTACTGCATCTTTTTGTAGAGTAGGTTCTCCCCCACTTATAACTATTGCCTCAGAGAAGAAAAAATCTATATTTTTAAATAACTCATCCACAGTCATTTCATTTTTATGCTCTAAGATATATTTTAAATTGTGACAATATGAACATCTCATATTACAACCATACAAAAATATAACAGAAGAGCATTTTTTTGGATAATCAATTGTTGATAAATCTACAATTCCAGAAACGAGAACTTTCATATTTTCACCATATCAATTTTTATTATTATCAATTTGAAAATGTTAATATAATACTAACTCATCAATTGACATATAGACAAGCATTAACCTAATCATATAGATTGTTAAAGGTAAATATTCATTATAATGATGATAAGGTTGATTTAATATAATCTCAAATATAGCTATTATAATTCCGACTATTAAAAATGTTCCATCTATTTTTAGTAATTTTTTAAGTATTGGATTTCCTTCATTAAACCAATAAATCCCAATTAAGATACAGGTTGAAAATAAAAGAGTAGTAATGACATACAACAAATAACTAATTTCATCAGTACATTTAAATTGTATGATTAGTAGATAGAAACTAACAATAACTGATAAGAATAATATTCCAAACCAAATAATACTACCAATTATAAGCCCCAATCTTTTATTTTTCAGTTTTTTATTTTGCATTTCATTTATATCCATAACTATCACTTAATTTTTGTTAAAGTTTATTTTAATCTATAAATATTTATACATTGTTATTTTGTGTATAATATTGGAACTACTATAATCAAACCAAATAATAAAAAATAAAAATTTATTTGTCTAAATAATGTACAATCTTTTCAGAAATAAACCCAATCAATGGAAATCTAAACCATTTTCCACCAGAGGAATAATATGTTCCTAATAAAATTGGTGTTATAACAACTAATAGATACAATATTCCAAAAACAATCTCTAAATTATCAATCATAGGATTTTGAGTGTTTATGGATAAAATAAAAATATATTTACAAATAGATTTAAAGAATGGGATCGATAGGGATATAAATTCCAATAAAATTATGTGAATAAACATTGCCTGAATTGAATGGAATAATATAAATTTATTTTTCCTAAAAATAATAGCAAATATCAAAGGAACTAAAACTGGAAGTATTATGAAGGATATATAAGTTAAAGATGCCAAAACATACTCCATATTTATATTTTTTGTCATAAATACCCCCTTTATTATGAATTATAATCTATTTTTAATTTATTTAAATATTTATAAATTATCTTTATTATTAAACCAATCAATATCCAACCATACATAGATAGAGGAATTACTACAAAAGGACTGTAATAATAAATTCCACTCATATTTTTAGGAACAAATAATTTAACATAGATAAATAAAGGAAATGATAAAATATTATATGGAAATTTTGGAATGTCAAATTGTAAAAAAGGAATTATTAATCCAAAAACTGCTAAAAATAACAAAAATTTATCTTTTCTTAAAATATACAGTGTAGTTATAATTATACCCATAACCAAAAATAATTCTAATATGTATAAATATGGATTTATACTTAAGAATTGTAAAATTAACACTATAAAACATAATATAGACAGTATTAAGAACGACTTATCCTTTTTAACAATATATAATATAGATGAGATGATAAATAAAACTCCATATATTAGAACGTTTAAAATACTACTATTCACCTTTATAATTTTATAAGAATAAATTTTCTTTCAATATATTTAAAATTTTCTATATTAGTGTATAATGAAAGTTTAGTAAAAATATTAATGTAAATAAAAAGTAATTTAATTTTTCTTCCATAAAATATAACCAAAAATTAAAATTATTGCTATAACAATTCCAAGTAAGTAATAATTCGTCAGATTATTACTAGATTTATCAGTAATTATTTTGTTATTAGAAGACTTTTGGATATTTTCACTTAATTTATTCAAATTAGCAATTTTTTTATACGTTCCATTGTTAAAGATATATAATGATGAATCATTTCCAATTAAAATAAAGTATCTTCCATTATAACCAACATCTATTGAATTTAAATTGTCTATATCTATTTCAACAACTTTATTATTTTGTAAGTTAATTTTTTCAATTCCATAGAGGTAGGTTTTAATATCATAGGTATAATTTTTATTTTCTTCTATATTGCTTTCTAACTTCGGTAAATCATTAATATTCACAACCTTTTCTCCAACCTTTACTTCTTTATATTCTGTAAGATATAGAGGAGGGGTTTTATTATACTCTCTATATTTTTCTACGGTTTCTTTAGTAATATTATTTTTAACTTTAACCTTTTCTATTCTCCAAATTTCCATAACTGCCTTTTTGGGGTAAATTAAATAAATGTCATCTTTATTTATTGGAAAAACTTTATATATACTCTTATTTACACAAATAGTTTTTATTAAATTTAAGTCATTATCTAAAAGATATAATTTATTTTCTCCTACACAAATCCAGTAATTTCCATATTTATTATAAACTATTTGACATAATGAATAATTAAAGTATTTAAAATCGTAAAATATATTGTTATATTTCACTAAGAATTTTAAATAATTATCTACATATTTTAAACTGGTATCATTTTTCATATAAACGACTGAAAAAATCCCATTACCATAAATAAGCCAATATTTTCCTTTTGGATTGTAATCAAAACAATAATTTATTGGTTCAAATTCATAAAAATAATAATTCTTAGAGTGATTTATATATTTAAACAATTTAAACAAATACTTACTCAAATTTAAGTTTAAACCATAAAAACTATCTCCAATCCATATTAAGTTATTTGTAGTTGAGTTATATTTTAATTCAACCAATATTGGCTCTGCTCCCATACCTTCTTTATTATTAAAACATCCTAAAGCATCATTATTATTACTTTTTAGATTGTAAAATTCTCCTAAATTAAAACTATATAAATATAGTGTTCTATCGTTAATATCCAATTTACCAATACTACAACCATCCCAAGCATTACATACGATAAAAGTTCGATTTCCCAAGATAAAACTATCCTTATAATATAAATATCCAAAATGTCTGTTAATCTCTTCATTGGAGTATGTTTTATTTAGATAAACAATATACTTTGGAGTTATATTTTTCAGAGTTCCATTGTATAAATAAATGTTATTATTATAAATTATAATCAAAATGTCTCCATTATGTTGAATAGAACTCCATTTGCTATCTGATGCATTAACTGGGAGAATTGATATTAATATAAAAAAACTTAATAAAATTAGGAAATTCTTTTTTATTATCATTTTATCACCAAAATGTTTAAATAAAAAATTAATAAAAATAATAAATATTTATTACCATTCTGGACAAGTATATCTAACTCTATCAATGACTTCCTTTTTTGTATCAAAATAATATGCCCTCTGTGGCCAAATATCGCCAACTACTGAATCTTTCTGTGCATTAACGTATTCACATGCTCTTAATACTTTATTATAATTGCTAAGAACTTGGCTATCTGCTTCCAATTCGATATATGAATTCCAAGATGCTTCCCATATCCAGTTTAAAATCTCAACTAACTTATTATATGTATATTAAGAACCATCTTGCATTGTATTTCTTTGATAATAATTTGGCTGACAAAATACATAATTAAAATATTTCATGGTATTTTGTACTCCAGAATCTTCAAGTTGTTGAATTGATCTCCCTCCTAATGAGGGAATCCATATAAATTGTTGATATTGCTCGTTTCTTATGTAGTTAGATAACTCATTTAACTCATAATCGGTTATATAACCCCATTTAACTTGCCCACAAGATTCTAAATTCCAATAGAATCCAATTTGATAACCACTTGTATTGTCATATACTCCATCTATATAACCTTTCCAATAATCTAATCCTCTTCTTTCTCCACGATTACTACAACCTTCTTTATAATAAGGAATTGCAACAAAGTAGTCTATTCCTCTTAAATGATGGTCTATCCATTTTCCAAGTTCTTTACCATCATTATATCCATCAATATATAAAAAGCCACTTTGTGGTATATCTTTCCCTTCACTAACTTCCAAAGCAATTGCATAGTTAAAATTTCTATTTAGTAAATCGTTTACATTTCCATTAAATCTTTTTTCATATTTATAGTCATATCCAAAATACCATAATGCAAAACTTCCCATATCTATACACCAACTAAACTTTAAGATTATTGATAAGGCTCAGCTTCTATATAGAAGCTTCATCGCCACTTTATTTTTGTAAAGTTATATTTTCCAATTTTACGATAGAATTATTTTAGTTTTTAAATATTTATACATTACTGAGTTATTTATGATTCTTCCAATAAAATACACTACTTAGCAATGTATAAAAAGATTGATATTAAAGTTCTTAATAATAGTAAAATAGTAAATACTTTAAAAAAGTAAATTAATATTATTATAAAAAATAAAAAAATAAAATCATTATTTAGCAAAGTATTTTAAAACATCCTTTTCTGTAATAATTCCCTTTATTCTCATATTTTCATCAACCACAGGCAAAGCCCCTATATCATTGGTTACCATAATTTTAGTCACATCTTTCAATTTGTCTCCTTCTTTTGCAGTTATAACATCTCTTATCATTATTTCCTCCATTCTCACATTTGTTATTTCTCTAACATTTCCAGTCTGTAAGTGATTAAATGCCCAATCACTACCTAAAAGTCTAATAAAGTCAGTTGATGTTATAATTCCAACCAATTTCTTTTCACTAACAACTGGTAATCTTCTAAACTTATTTCTAACCATAGTTCTCGCAACATCTTTTAATCTCTCCCCTGGCGTAGCAAAAATAACTTTTCTCGTTATGTAATCATCTATAACTTCATTTTCATCTATCCTATCTAATAATGCTCTAATTACATCCCTTTCAGTAATCATTGATATTAATTGATAGTCATCATTGACTATTGGAACTCCACCAACGTTTTTCGTTAAGAAGGTTTCTATTGCGTCATCCAAATCAGCATTTTCTTTAAGTGTAATAACATTTTCTTCCATTATTTCTCTAACAGGCTCATTTATTGCGGCATATAGATTTCTATTATGTTTTTCTCTCGTTAAATTGTATTTTGAGCCCCCTCCCATAAAATCTACAATATCCATACTTGTTAATATTCCTACCAATTTGTTATTTCCAGGATTTACTATTGGTAATCTTCTGTATTTATTTTCGTTCATCGTCATTAAAGCCTTTCTTATTGTAGTAGTTGGATATATGTAAATTATTTCTTTATTTTGAACAACCTTCATTACTTTCACAATCTCGCCCTCGCAAAACCTTTTTAATGCAAAAATTCAGAAATTAAATTAATATTAAAAGTATTATTAAAGTATTATAACCAATATATATTTATTAAATACCTTATAAAATATTTTGCTATTTTTATCAAATACTATAAATGTGATATTCATGGAAGACAAAAACTTAGATAGAATTATTAAAGGAATAATAAGAGAATTTAAAGTATCATTTAAAAGAAAAAGATTAAAAGATTTATTAAATGAAGAGAAACCTCATATAATAATCAACGGTAAGAGGCATAGAATAAAGAGGAGAGAGCTTGAACTTCTAAGAGAGATAGGTAGTAGTGAAGATTTAAAGATTCCAATAGTTTTAGAAGTAGATCCTTCATTAGGTGGAGCTATAAAAGTTAGTGGTAAAGAAGAGGTAAAAGTAATTTCAAAAATATTAGGGAGAGATATAAATATGTTCTCAGAGGAAGATGTATTATACATATATAAACCAGAGTTGAGGATCGTTAGAAGAGAACTACCAACAACAACTCAAATTATATTTAAATTTTCTTTATACGATTAAATTAGTAAGTGATAATTATGAAAAGAAAAAAATATTATGGAAAAGATCCAATAAAAAGACTTTTATATGAAAAAAGAGAACAAATCTTTAAATTTTTATTTATTATGAATATATGGGTTTGGCTATCTGTATTTATTGGAGCAATTATATTTATATTTTTGATGGTAAAATATTCTTTAACATAAATATGGTGATAAAATGAATTTCATAGTTTGGCTGTTTGCAATTATTGCATTAAGTTTCTCAGCATTGGTAGGTTTAAGATTAGCATTTAAAAAAGGAACAGCCAATGTTTTAATTGGTGAATCTATATTGACAGCAGTTATTGGTACTTTACTAGTAGTAATTTCTCAAAAATACAATATTGCCTT
Coding sequences:
- the oadA gene encoding sodium-extruding oxaloacetate decarboxylase subunit alpha translates to MVKITDTTFRDAQQSLIATRMRTEDMLPIAEKMDEVGFYSMEVWGGATFDVCIRYLNEDPWERLRELKKRIQNTPLQMLLRGQNLVGYRHYPDDIVEKFVIKAYENGIDIFRIFDALNDVRNMITAIKTAKRVGAEVQGAICYTISPVHTIDQYVELAKKLEELGCDTIYIKDMAGLLTPYEGYELVKRLKEEVSVPVGVHSHCTSGLAPMTYIKVIEAGADIVDCAISPFAMGTSQPPTESIVAALKGTKYDTGLDLKLLNEIRDYFMKVREKYKMLISPISQIVDARVLIYQVPGGMLSNLISQLKEQGALDKLEDVLKEIPRVRKDLGYPPLVTPTSQIVGTQAVLNVLTEERYKIITNEVVNYVKGYYGKPPAPINPELLKRVLDEGEKPITCRPADLLEPEWEKVKKEAEEKGIVKKEEDILTYALYPQIAVKFLRGELKPEPIPKEKDIRKILEIPTEYIVEVDGEKFEVKIEPKIGTELKRKKEIITAEIEGAVTSPFRGIVTKIKVKEGDRVKKGDVIVVLEAMKMEHPIESPVEGTVEKILIDEGDAVNVGDVIMIIK
- a CDS encoding acetyl-CoA carboxylase biotin carboxylase subunit; the protein is MFNKVLIANRGEIAIRIIRACWELGIKTVAVYSKADKKSLHVSLADESYCIGEPPAAKSYLNMEAILNVAEKAKVDAIHPGYGFLAENAEFARAVKKAGFEFIGPNPDAIEAMGSKINAKKIMRKAGVPLIPGSEGAVEDVDEAIEIAEQIGFPVVVKASAGGGGMGMSVAYNKEELKEVIESARNIAKSAFGDPTVFIEKYLENPRHIEIQLLGDKHGNIIHLGDRECSIQRRHQKLIEEAPSPIMTEELRERMGEAAIKAGKAINYDSAGTVEFLYENGNFYFLEMNTRIQVEHTVTEQVTGIDLVKAMIRIAAGEELNIKQEDVKIRGHAIECRINAEDPLNDFVPCSGKIKLYRSPGGPGVRIDSGVCGGAEIPPYYDPMIAKLITYGNSREEAIARMRRALKEYVIVGVTTNIPFHRAVLEEENFLKGNLSTHYVEQNMPKLKKLMVKYALESRDLYSVVSEKVFEKNKKIAAAIGGISMHINLIIKENNQEYKGE
- the eif5A gene encoding translation initiation factor IF-5A, with the protein product MPGTKQVNVGSLKVGQYVMIDGIPCEIVDISVSKPGKHGGAKARVVGIGLFEKVKKEFVAPTSSKVEVPIIDRRKGQVLAIIGDMVQIMDLQTYETLELPIPEGIEGLEPGCEVEYIEAVGQYKIARVLGGNK
- a CDS encoding anaerobic ribonucleoside-triphosphate reductase activating protein; amino-acid sequence: MKVLVSGIVDLSTIDYPKKCSSVIFLYGCNMRCSYCHNLKYILEHKNEMTVDELFKNIDFFFSEAIVISGGEPTLQKDAVIEIARYAKKNGFPVKIDTNGTNPEVIEYLINHNLIDYVAVDVKCRFDKYKEFTKCKEDGETIKNKILKIIDLCKKNNVFVECRTTYVPKVMDKSDIKEIAKTVKNCDLYVIQQFEPKDAYNKEFRKLPSPKEKELRELGKIAKKYINNVNIRTVNGVFEI
- a CDS encoding DUF4855 domain-containing protein, translating into MGSFALWYFGYDYKYEKRFNGNVNDLLNRNFNYAIALEVSEGKDIPQSGFLYIDGYNDGKELGKWIDHHLRGIDYFVAIPYYKEGCSNRGERRGLDYWKGYIDGVYDNTSGYQIGFYWNLESCGQVKWGYITDYELNELSNYIRNEQYQQFIWIPSLGGRSIQQLEDSGVQNTMKYFNYVFCQPNYYQRNTMQDGS
- a CDS encoding CBS domain-containing protein, producing MKVMKVVQNKEIIYIYPTTTIRKALMTMNENKYRRLPIVNPGNNKLVGILTSMDIVDFMGGGSKYNLTREKHNRNLYAAINEPVREIMEENVITLKENADLDDAIETFLTKNVGGVPIVNDDYQLISMITERDVIRALLDRIDENEVIDDYITRKVIFATPGERLKDVARTMVRNKFRRLPVVSEKKLVGIITSTDFIRLLGSDWAFNHLQTGNVREITNVRMEEIMIRDVITAKEGDKLKDVTKIMVTNDIGALPVVDENMRIKGIITEKDVLKYFAK